From the Rhodopirellula islandica genome, the window GGCATCCTTTGGGTGCTCGGACGCACCGACCGAGCCTGGGGTCCCAAGCGTCCCGTCTTCGGCAGCGTCCGCTACATGACCAGCGACAGCACCCGCAAAAAGCTCAAGCTCAGCAAATATCTCCAACGGTTCGCCGGATCAAACAAGAAGTAAGGACAGAGCGAAAATCAAGTGGCATAGGCTTCCAGCCTGTGATTGCGCGGAACACAGGCTAGAAGCCGACGCCACATTATCACCGCTCAAGGAAGACGGACCGAACGAAGTGAATTCCGGCAGAAGACGCGACCCTCAAAATCCAAAGGAACCCGAAAAGTGGCTGGCACCTTACGGACAGGCACCTTACGGACACTGTGGTCGACAGGTTTAGAAAACCATCGCACGGGCACGTGAAATGGGAATCGCCTGGCGACGGGCGGCAAACAACTGCCGTCGCTCCGCGACTTGGGGGCCTGGGTGTCGACGGTTGACCTTGGGTTGAAAACCCAAGGCTTTCGGCTGTCGTCGCTCCGCGACTGGTTGCGGGCCCCGACAAGTGGATGACACCATCCCGATGACACTATGATGCGACCCGCAACCCAAACACGACGAGTTTGACTCTGCCTTTGGCCACAGAGCGAAGAAACGCCATCTCCAAGCAAGTCTGCGAGGAATCGGGCGTCAAATCCTCGTGTGGCTTGTTGGAGCACAAACTCCGAACACCATGGAAACTTTCTTCGTGCACGCAAATCACCACTCCGAGACAGCCCTGAAGCTTGCCACGCTCTGCTTCGTTTGCATGACGGCAGCGATCGACCAAGGCGGAGAACTCCGTGCGGACCAACCACAGACAAACGAATCGAAATCCGTGTCGGTCGGGGGAGCAATCATTCTTAGCAATGACTTCTCCGATGAATCGATCGGTCCCTACACAGACGTCACCTTCAAAGCCGACCGCGACTGGGGCAAAGTCCTGTGGGCGAATTATCACGGTCGAGCGGAGATCATCGATCATCATGGTGACCATCAACTCCGGCTGAAGTTTCCCAAGGGAAAGTTCGGTCACCAACACACGGGCGGCAACGCCGCTGTTTCCATTGGGACACACGACGAAATTTGCCAACGGGTGACCATCCGTTTCGAACCAGGGTTCTCCTTCGTCAAAACGGGGAAAATTGTGGGGCTGGGAAGTGGTGCTCATTGGAGTGGCGGAAACGTTCCGCGAGAAGGGCAAGGCTACACGTCCCGCTTCATCTGGGATCGTGAACAGGAGGCCGCGATGTATCTGTACCACATGGATCAACGCAGCAAGTACGGAGACGTCGTGAAGCTGGGTTTCAAGTTTCAAACCGGTGTCGACTACACGCTCACGCAGCGTGTCAAGACAAACACGGGCAGCGACCCAAACGGCATCTTGCAAGTGTGGGCCAGTGAGAACGGCGAACCGCCAAGGCTGGTGGTCGATCGAAGCGACCTACGATTTGGAACCAAGGGTCGCGGAAAAACGGAATCGATGTTCGTGGCACCGTTTCACGGCGGCGGCGATTCCAGTTTTGCAGCCGCCGAAACCAGCTATCTGACGCTGGACGATTTCATCATTTCAACGGTCAAATTCAGCGACCTGCCCTGAACCCAAGACTTCCGTGAGTCGTCATCGCGGCGCAACCGCGGAGCGGTGAAATCTGTCAGCCTCGGGTTTCAACCCGAGGTTTGAGTTGTGCCGCCCCATTTGAAAAGCCGCGGAGTGGCGACAGGTGGTTGCGAAACGCGATCAACTGTCGTCGCGCCGCGACTGGGGAGATGGTTGGGCGCTGATGGTCCTTGGGTTGAAACCCAAGGCTGGCCGGATGCCGTCGCGCCGCGACTGAAATGAGGAGACGCAACCGCGGAGCGGTGAAATCTGCCAGCCTCGGGTTTCAACCCGAGGTTTGAGTTGTGCCGCCCCATTTGAAAAGCCGCGGAGTGGCGACAGGTGGTTGCGAAACGCGATCAACTGTCGTCGCGCCGCGACTGGGGAGATGGCTGGGCGCTGATGGTCCTTGGGTTGAAACCCAAGGCTGGCCGGATGCCGTCGCGCCGCGACTCAAATGAGGAGGCACAACCGCGGAGCGGATTTTCGTCGGCTGACGCGAATGTCGAAAGCCTGCCGCCATGTCGTGGCCTTTGGCCGCGTTTACTGATCGATGCTGTGAATTGGTTTTGGCACGTCATTGCAAGACAGACACCCCCAATTGGCCTCCGCGTTTCGGTTAGATTAGGTTCGCTCTTCCAGGGCAACCTCTTTGAATTTCCCATCGTGTCGCGCATCCACCTGAGACTCCCGAAGCATCATGAAAGTATCACTTGCGGTCTTCTTGGCACTCACCCTGACCATTTCCATCCAGGCAGAAGAACTTCCTGCTGTCGCCGTCGCGAGTGATGGTGCGTTGGTTTCGTCGCAACAGATCTTCGACCTGACCGACAAGCCCACCAAAGAGAGCCATGCGTCCACCCTCGTCGAGACTCCAACCGGTCTGGTCGCGGCTTGGTTCGCGGGCACTCGGGAGCGTGACGCCGATGTCGGCATTCGCGTCTCTCGCAACGAAAACGGCCAATGGACTGAACCGGCCGAGGTCGTCAACGGAGTCCAGTCATCGACGCTCCGCTATCCCACTTGGAACCCGGTGCTGTTTCAGCCCACCGAAGGCCCGTTGATGTTGTTCTACAAAGTTGGCCCCAATCCACGGGAATGGTGGGGCATGCTAACGACGTCCGAAGACGGCGGCAAAACCTGGTCGTGGCCAACGAAACTGGGCGAAGCCCACACGATCGGCCACCTCCTTGGGCCAGTCAAAAACAAGCCGATTGAGCTCGCCGATGGAACAATTCTGTGTCCATCGAGCACCGAAATCGAGTACGCGGATGGATCCTCCCACTGGCGGGTTCACTTCGAAGTCACCAAGGATCTCGGCAAGACTTGGGAGGTCATCGGGCCGATCCAGACCGGGGAAACCTTCCATGCGATTCAGCCCAGCATCTTGACCTATCCCGACAACCGTCTGCAGATCCTTTGCCGCAGCAAAGAGAAACGCATTGTCGAAAGCTGGTCCAAGGACGGCGGAAAAACCTGGAGCACACTCACCGCCACCGAACTGCCCAATCCCAACTCCGGCACCGATGCGGTGACACTTCAAGACGGACGACAAGTCTTGATCTACAACCACTCCGAAGGCATCGTGAGACGAAAAGACGCCCCGGACTTGAAGCCTCGCCGGATTCTGAATTTGGCGATTTCGTCCGATGGCAAAACGTGGGATCCTGTCCTGACGCTGGAAAATGAAACCGGACCTCACCCCAAGGACGCGGATCGCCGACGGCACTTCGGTGAGTACAGCTACCCGGCCATCATCCAAACCTCCGACGGGATGCTCAACATGGTCTACACGTACAATCGGGAAGGCGTCAAACACGCGGTCGTCGACCCGAGCAAGCTATGAACATCGCCCGCATTTCGATTGGGCGAACCGTTTGTTCGCTGCTAGTGCTGTTGGCCTTCAGCGGTCGAGGATTCGCGGCGGATCCCCGCCCGAACATCGTGTTCCTCCTGGCGGACGACCTGGGCTATGGAGACCTTGGATCCTATGGTGGGACCACGATCCGAACACCCAACCTGGACCGACTCGCTGACGAAGGCCTCCGTTTCACCCAGGCCTATTCTGGCGGGCCCGTCTGCACTGCCGCACGCAGTGTCCTGATGACGGGTCTGCACAACGGCCACACCGTCGCTCGTGACAACGTCCCGCACTATCACACGTACTTGCATGATTCCGACCTGACTCTTGCGGAAGTGCTGCAAAAGGCCGGCTACCGATGCGGCGGTGTTGGCAAATGGTCCCTCGGAGATGCCGACACCGAGGGCCGGGCCACCGCGCAGGGTTTCGACCGTTGGTTTGGTTATCTCAACCAGGATCACGCCCACTACTATTACCCGGAGTACCTCGATGATGACGAACAACGGCTGGAGTTGACCGGGAACACCGAATCGCGCGAACACTACTCCCATGATCTGCTCACCGAACGAGCACTCAACTTCATTCGCGAATCAAAGGACGCTCCGTTTTTCTTCTACGGTGCTTATGCTCTCCCGCATTTTTCAGCGAGAACCGAAGACCCAGATGGATTCACTGTCCCAACGACCGAACCTTATGCTGATCGTGATTGGGATCTGGCGTCTAAAAAATACGCGGCCATGGTCCACATGCTTGATCAAGACGTGGGAAAGATCACCCAACTCATCGATGACCTGGGTCTTCGCGAAAACACTCTGATCATCTTCTCAAGTGACAATGGGGGCCATCGAACCATCCACGAACGCTTTGACACCAACGGCCTCTTGCGCGGGTACAAACGCGACCTCACCGAAGGCGGAATCCGGGTCCCCTTCATCGCCCGTTGGCCCGGCGTCGCCCCCGCTGGCCGCACCAGTGATCAAGTGATCGCGTTCCAAGACATGCTCCCCACCTTTGCCCAACTCGCCGGCACCACGATCCCGCCCGATCTGGATGGCATCTCGGTGCTGGACGCCCTGAAAGGTGGCTCGATCAACAACCAGCAACGCGTGCTCTACTGGGACTATGGCCACTGCCGCGGCAACCAATATGCCCAGGCGGTCCGGTGGGGCGATTGGAAAGGAATCCGTTCCAAGAAGAACGGTGATGTCCTCGAACTTTACAACCTTGCCAACGACCTGAGTGAAACAACAGACGTCGCGGATGCCCATCCGAAAATCGTGAAACGGATTGGCGAGCTGATGGATCAAGCCTTCACGCCCAACGCTCGCTATCAAGTCGGCACCTCCTACCGGGGCTCCGCCCTTTGGAAACGAGGACAGTGAGCGCACTGACACCTCCGGTAAGCCACGCACGATGAATAAGTGGCGGGTTTCGTAGTGGCCGAGGCTACGAGTCCCGTGCATGGGGATTCGTGGCCTCATCCACTACGCCAGGAATTGATTGTGCGTCGCTAAGCAGGTACGCAGGTGTCATCGGGTATGTGAGCCGTTGGCGTTAGCCACGGTTTTCACGCACAACCGGGGCGAACGCCCAAACGGCTCACATGGTTGTGGTTGATCATTCCTGCCGACCCGCTCAAAGTCCGCGTCAGGTCGTTCGTAGTCCCAAACGCAAGGTGGATACCCATCAACTGCCCGCTCGCGATCTTTCGCTCCAGCGGTCTGCGGCGGCAAGGGTTTTGAATTAGGATTTGGTTCTTCCGCCGAAGTACTCCGCACCCCCTTCCCAGGTCGTCCAACATGCTTCTCCCGAAGTGCTCTCGCATCGCGTTGCTCGCGGTCGCCTTGTTCACAAGCGTCAACGGCACTGCCGCGCACGCCCAATCCACTGCCCCGTCAATCCAAGTGGGACTGCCGCCGTCGCTGCAATTCGCTTCGGAGGACGCGTCGTTCTACTACGCTTTGCTGAACAATCGCCTGAAGTGGGATGCGGTCGCTGAAAACGCGACGGTTCAACGATTGCTGGCGATGCCAGTGGTTCAACGCGGCATCGCGGATGCTCGTGACAAAATCCTGTCGGACATCCAAAACGATCTCGATGGCGCCGACACACCCGCCTGGGTTCGCTCCTCCTATGAGTTTTGGAGCAGTGAAGAAGGGCAAGCCTACCTGCCCACGATTGCGGACCTGGCTTCGCGTGAAGTCTTCGTGTTTGCCGACAAAAGCCTCGCCGAACAATATGCTGCCTTCAACAGGATGATGTCGGAGCAACTATCAGAGATCGACCTTGATCGGGATGCGAGTTCAGACGAACTTGAGCCCTTCAACTCCCTGACGGATTCACCCGAGAACAAGGACTTCCTCGACAGCCTGCAAATCCCTCGCATTGTGGCAGGGGCTAAAATGTCGGGAGCGCCCGAGCAGCAGCGAACCAGAGAACTTCTGAACATGCTGGAAGAAAAGTTTCGGAATGAGTTGCTGCAACTCTCCGAGGCCGAAAACCAATACATCCTGGATTCGCTGGACCACCAGAACGTGGGCCAGGCCGATGAAAGGTGGGTGATGCAACTGACCGGAGATGACTTCCCGTGGGATGCGGCAATCCAGCGAATGAGCGTCGACGCCGAACCTGAAGAGATCGCTGAACTGGAAGAGCGATTCGCCACAATCCGCGAGCGCACTGCTGGTAAATCAGTGGTCCTCAGCATTGGGTTTGCAGACGGCTACTTGTATGCGTCGGTGGGTCACGATCGTGAGGTGGTTGCCCCAGCCAAAGTGGAGCGACCTCTTTACCGACGCGATGTCTTCCAGCCTTTGCTGGAAAATCGCGGCAAAGCCTTCTCGGGAGTGGGCTATCAAACCAGCACGCTGAAACAGCAAACGTCTTGGGTCACACAATGGTCCATGTACCTGCAACTCATTCCAACCTTCGCTGAGAAGATGCTTTCGGATTCCGAACTGGATCCGCTTTCCTACCAACCGTTGCTGGCCAACCTCCATGAAGATGCTGAGATGCTGCTGGCGGATTTGAACCGGCTTTACAATCCCCTGGGCGAGGAACTGACGTTTGCGTTCTTTTTCAAGGGTGGAATTGCTGGCTATCAATATCATCATCACACCAACCCGATCCGCGTCCAAGCTCAGCCTCTGAAATCGTTGCAACACATCGGAGAGAACCCGGCGCTGTTCAGTGCAGCAGCGGACTGGGACGACGATGGGACGCTGGACAAATGGTTGAACCGGATCCAAGAGCGAGCCAAGCAGGCCATGGATCTCGCTGCCGAGTCTGGGGGCGCTTCGCCGACCAGCGAAATGGACCCTGCGATTGCAGCCGGACTCTCGGAATTGTTCTTGGCCACCAAAGACGATCTCCTGCCGTCGGTGGGCAAGGAAGCAGCCTTTGTGCTCGACTTTGAGCAGCGAAGCCGACAGTGGCATCCCATCGTCCCACCGTCCGCGGACGCCTTGCCGTTCCCCGCCCCTGCACTCGTCTACGAGCTCAATGATGCCGAACGACATCGCCGTGCCTGGCGTCGCTATTTTGACACCATCAATCCGTTGTTTGCGGCGTTTGGTCCGTTGATGGGTCTGCCGCCCGGACAAGGGTTGCCCGAGGCGACGGAATCAGCGATTCCCGGCGGCGTCTACCTGCAGGTGCCCGGCGTTCCAATGCTCGGTGCCGACCCTCAGTTTTCACCTGGGCTGGCGCTCACTTCTGACTGGGCGGTCTACACCTTGTTTCAAGGACAAGCCACCAACTTCGTCCAAGCGAACTCGCCCTCGTTCCCACCACCTCTGAACGATCTCAACCGACCTTTGATCGCGGCGGGACACATCGATCTCCTGCAATTTGCGGACGCCGCGCAAGCCTGGATGAAGGATGTGATGCCAATGGTGAGGCAAATCAATCGCAACCAAGGGCCACCTGGTTTGGATGCAGAGCCAAGCAACACGCCGAACATGGAAGAAACGGCCGAACTGGTCGCCATCGCGATTGATTTGCTAAGGCAGATTCCCTCTTACACTCATGCCACGTACGTGCAAGACAACTCGGTCGTCACGCAGTACGTGATCAAGGTGCCGACGCTACAACCGGCGGCAAAGTAAGAGCCAGCATTGCTGCTTGGCAAATCCATTGACCAAGATCGCAGCGCCTCACCAATTCCAGCGAGTGAGGTGCTCGCGATCTTTGATCAGCAAGTACTTGGTCCCCAACACGGGAGCCGCCCATGTCGGTGAATCGGACACCGAGTAGGTCGCCTTGACTTGGTATTCATCCGCGGCCGCATCAATGACACGCAATTCGCCACTGTCGGTCAGCGTGATCACGTGGCCGGGAATCGCCAAGAACGTGGCGTGATCACCCAGCCGCGGCCGGCCTTGCCAAAGGATGCTCCCGTCGTCAGGGCTGATGCAGAACAAACGGCCGCTGTCGTAGTGAGACAAACCAAACAGGCGACCGTCATTCATCACCGCGGTCGACATGTTCATTGCCAAGTCTTCCAGCACCCAGGCCTCCTCCACCTTCCATCCATCGTCTGTCTTGGTTGGACGCAACGAGCGAATCCCACGGTTCTCGGCACCGATGATGATCGTGTCGCGGTGCTGGACTGGCGTCGGCGAATTCTGGTCCGGGTCGACATGCTTCAACGAATACGACCACAGCCATTCCCCGGTCTCGACATCGACGCCGGCAACGTCGTCACGATTCCAGTCGATGACTTGGCGAACGCCGTGCAGCTCCACCACCAACGGGGACGAGTACGAAATCGGCTTGTCACCCTGCGACCAAAGCGTTTCCCCCGAGGCAACATCAAAGGCATACAAGGCACCGGTTTCGTCATTCCCCAAATGAATCAGCAGACGATTCCCATCCACGACGGGTGAGCAACTGGCGCCCCACTTTGGATGATTGATTGAAAATCGCTGTCGTTCGTCACGTTGCCAGATTTGATCGCCCGATTCCGCATCCCAGGCCGTTACGACGCCATTGATGCTGGCGGTGAAGAGACGACCGTCCGCCATCACGGGATTGGATTTGGGCCCTGCCCCGTGCCGCTCGCCGCCACCACCGATTTCAAAGGGCACCGGCCAAGACCGTTTCCAAATCTCGTCCCCCGACGAGAGGTCGAAGCACGCGAGCACTTCCAGATCGCCCTGACGAGCGTGCTGGTAGACTCGGTCGCCGCTGACCAAGGGCGTCCCGTAACCTTCGCCGACTTCGATCTTCCATGCCGGAGACAGTTCCTCGGGCCACGACTCGGGGGGCGAAAAATCGGCCACCCAGCCGTTCCGCTGCGGCCCCAGCCAACCGGTCCACGCGTCCTCCGCAGTCGCCGTTTGCATTGAGTTCATCGCGGGGATCAGCGTGCAAGCCAGCAGCACCAAGCCGGATCGGGAACCGTTCATCATGGAATCCACCAAAGGTCGAAAGCGAGCCTGGACCGGCGCGTGCTTTCTCGAGGGTCAAAAAAACAAATCGTCGTCATTGTAGGGTGGATGAACATTGGGACGACCGAGCCGCCCTGTCTTTTTGGCTCCGCCTGGACGATCTCAAAACTTCAGGACGCTAATGTTCTGTCCTGGACGATTCACAACGCGGGATGGGCAGAGTGTGTCAGAATCGCGTGTGAGCGATTGAAAAAGTTCAATTGACAATTTCAAAGTGCAAATTGCATTCGCTGGGCAGTGGCGTTTTTGGGGAAGCCGGACGTCCGATTCCGGCAAAAGTCATTGGCCCCGGTGGACTTAGAAGTCATGCCGTTTTTGGTGCCGTATTGCCAAGCGTCTCTCAAGGTGCAATCCAGGAATAAAATTGGCATCCGCAATCAGAGCGTCAATGGTGACGGCTTGTCGACTCAGTCCTCAACGACGTTTCAACGAATGTAGGACGGGCACTCTTGCCCCGTCAGAGTCGGCCAAGACCACCAATCACAACCCGAAGCGTGAGCAAGGGACGCCCCCAACTCCCACGACGGCCCCATCCGGGGCGAAACCCAGACGCTAGCCGCCATTTATTTTTCGAACGTCCGAAGGGAGGGTGAAGCTAACCTGCACGACCTCTTTCAACGGGCAAGGTTTGCCAGAGGTTGCGAGACCCGCATTTCAAAATGCCGTCCGAACTCCTGAAATGGTGTCTGGCGGATGCTCTCGCCAGACTCCCGGCAACGCCAACGAGTCAGGCTCGGACGGGCATTCGGACGACGCTGCCGCTGATGGCGGGCAGAGCTTCGATGTCGGTGGTCGCTCGTGAAGCAGCGCCTTCGCTGGCTTCGTGAGTCATGATCACCAACGGCACGGTGTTGTCCGACGAACTCGCTTCATCCTTCGATTTCGGTTCGTGCTGGATGACCGAAGCGATGGAAATCGATTGGTTGGACAAGACGCCGGCGATCGCGGCCAGAGTTCCTGGGTCGTTGGCCACTCGCAATCGCAAGTAGTACCGGCCTCGCAGCCGATCGACATCTCGCTGAGCCGTTCGAGGAGGACGCTCGGCCGAAAAGTACTCGAGGGTTTCAAACGTGATCGGGGTGCGTCCCACGGCAGTGTCGATGACATCGGCGACGACAGCGGACGCCGTCGGCATCTGCCCTGCCCCCAGACCGTGATAGAAGACGGGTCCAACCGCATCACCCACCACGCGAATGGCATTGAAGGCGTCGCGGACTTCGGCCATCGGGGTGCCGATGGCGACCAACGTCGGTGCAACGGACAATTCCAGTTCGCCATCGACCAAGCGAGCCGTCGCCAGCAATTTGATTCGGTACCCGAGCTGGCGAGCGTAAACCAGATCGGCTGGATCCAGCCCATCGATGCCC encodes:
- a CDS encoding polysaccharide lyase gives rise to the protein METFFVHANHHSETALKLATLCFVCMTAAIDQGGELRADQPQTNESKSVSVGGAIILSNDFSDESIGPYTDVTFKADRDWGKVLWANYHGRAEIIDHHGDHQLRLKFPKGKFGHQHTGGNAAVSIGTHDEICQRVTIRFEPGFSFVKTGKIVGLGSGAHWSGGNVPREGQGYTSRFIWDREQEAAMYLYHMDQRSKYGDVVKLGFKFQTGVDYTLTQRVKTNTGSDPNGILQVWASENGEPPRLVVDRSDLRFGTKGRGKTESMFVAPFHGGGDSSFAAAETSYLTLDDFIISTVKFSDLP
- a CDS encoding sialidase family protein, which codes for MKVSLAVFLALTLTISIQAEELPAVAVASDGALVSSQQIFDLTDKPTKESHASTLVETPTGLVAAWFAGTRERDADVGIRVSRNENGQWTEPAEVVNGVQSSTLRYPTWNPVLFQPTEGPLMLFYKVGPNPREWWGMLTTSEDGGKTWSWPTKLGEAHTIGHLLGPVKNKPIELADGTILCPSSTEIEYADGSSHWRVHFEVTKDLGKTWEVIGPIQTGETFHAIQPSILTYPDNRLQILCRSKEKRIVESWSKDGGKTWSTLTATELPNPNSGTDAVTLQDGRQVLIYNHSEGIVRRKDAPDLKPRRILNLAISSDGKTWDPVLTLENETGPHPKDADRRRHFGEYSYPAIIQTSDGMLNMVYTYNREGVKHAVVDPSKL
- a CDS encoding arylsulfatase; the encoded protein is MNIARISIGRTVCSLLVLLAFSGRGFAADPRPNIVFLLADDLGYGDLGSYGGTTIRTPNLDRLADEGLRFTQAYSGGPVCTAARSVLMTGLHNGHTVARDNVPHYHTYLHDSDLTLAEVLQKAGYRCGGVGKWSLGDADTEGRATAQGFDRWFGYLNQDHAHYYYPEYLDDDEQRLELTGNTESREHYSHDLLTERALNFIRESKDAPFFFYGAYALPHFSARTEDPDGFTVPTTEPYADRDWDLASKKYAAMVHMLDQDVGKITQLIDDLGLRENTLIIFSSDNGGHRTIHERFDTNGLLRGYKRDLTEGGIRVPFIARWPGVAPAGRTSDQVIAFQDMLPTFAQLAGTTIPPDLDGISVLDALKGGSINNQQRVLYWDYGHCRGNQYAQAVRWGDWKGIRSKKNGDVLELYNLANDLSETTDVADAHPKIVKRIGELMDQAFTPNARYQVGTSYRGSALWKRGQ
- a CDS encoding PQQ-binding-like beta-propeller repeat protein; the encoded protein is MMNGSRSGLVLLACTLIPAMNSMQTATAEDAWTGWLGPQRNGWVADFSPPESWPEELSPAWKIEVGEGYGTPLVSGDRVYQHARQGDLEVLACFDLSSGDEIWKRSWPVPFEIGGGGERHGAGPKSNPVMADGRLFTASINGVVTAWDAESGDQIWQRDERQRFSINHPKWGASCSPVVDGNRLLIHLGNDETGALYAFDVASGETLWSQGDKPISYSSPLVVELHGVRQVIDWNRDDVAGVDVETGEWLWSYSLKHVDPDQNSPTPVQHRDTIIIGAENRGIRSLRPTKTDDGWKVEEAWVLEDLAMNMSTAVMNDGRLFGLSHYDSGRLFCISPDDGSILWQGRPRLGDHATFLAIPGHVITLTDSGELRVIDAAADEYQVKATYSVSDSPTWAAPVLGTKYLLIKDREHLTRWNW